From a single Ornithodoros turicata isolate Travis chromosome 8, ASM3712646v1, whole genome shotgun sequence genomic region:
- the LOC135367134 gene encoding uncharacterized protein LOC135367134 codes for MEVTFAVTKGYTTIGFLPRYLIEKLPRGFTTTLYSDDDANEWGDTVPHDSLRLLYKYVPARNIQYTGLHNCLQTGSLKMLNHAILLLGLFAVSSTAYVATGSPAEEGNVNAGVNSVESIGAKAQRVGIVLQDVAKHLRVAVKTMDKELLTDHDDTEYFLREILGNVANIVGGAADAVMSTAGSVVSNILEKVGLYALDERSITAQDVLTRLCDDIEDAGNTIFQSGVLLYGGELPKEQN; via the exons ATGGAAGTTACTTTTGCAGTGACTAAAGGTTATACGACAATTGGGTTCCTCCCACGTTATCTGATAGAGAAGTTACCACGGGGGTTTACAACAACACTTTACTCGGATGATGATGCTAATGAGTGGGGTGATACTGTACCCCATGATAGCTTGAGACTCCTATATAAATACGTTCCTGCACGTAACATTCAGTACACGGGTCTCCATAACTGCCTCCAGACAGGAAGT TTGAAAATGCTGAACCACGCAATTCTTCTACTCGGCCtgtttgctgtgtcatcgacaGCGT ACGTTGCCACCGGATCCCCTGCGGAAGAGGGCAATGTTAACGCTGGCGTGAACTCAGTTGAAAGCATAGGAGCGAAAGCCCAGAGGGTGGGCATCGTGTTGCAAGACGTTGCTAAGCACCTACGCGTTGCCGTCAAGACCATGGACAAGGAGCTGCTCACCGATCATGAC GATACAGAATATTTCCTGCGAGAGATCCTCGGCAACGTCGCCAATATCGTGGGTGGTGCTGCTGACGCAGTAATGTCCACAGCAGGAAGTGTCGTCTCGAATATTCTCGAGAAAGTAGGACTCTACGCCCTGGATGAACGTTCAATAACTGCCCAGGATGTACTGACAAGACTGTGCGACGACATCGAAGATGCTGGGAACACAATCTTCCAGAGCGGCGTGCTGCTTTATGGAGGAGAGCTGCCAAAAGAACAGAATTAG